One window of the Zea mays cultivar B73 chromosome 3, Zm-B73-REFERENCE-NAM-5.0, whole genome shotgun sequence genome contains the following:
- the LOC100383071 gene encoding uncharacterized protein LOC100383071, producing MGRAAWMSRDDAARMREVRGEARSEHKGELGAADEVSSRRKSREGRSAPPRSSPHGRTAAVLTTTTRPAPAVAEPREQRAVRQRQTGDYDTVEGRDGEEVGRSRASP from the coding sequence ATGGGTCGCGCAGCATGGATGAGCAGAGACGACGCTGCACGGATGAGGGAGGTCAGAGGCGAGGCAAGGTCCGAGCACAAGGGCGAGCTCGGGGCGGCCGACGAAGTGAGCTCTAGGAGGAAATCGAGGGAAGGACGCTCTGCTCCCCCTCGCTCGTCTCCACATGGCCGGACGGCTGCCGTGCTGACCACCACgaccaggcccgcgccggccgtcGCGGAACCACGGGAGCAGCGCGCCGTCCGCCAGCGCCAGACAGGGGATTATGACACGGTggagggccgagacggcgaggaggTCGGGAGGAGCAGGGCGTCACCATGA